From a region of the Acidimicrobiia bacterium genome:
- the rpmF gene encoding 50S ribosomal protein L32 — translation MAVPKKKMSRSRTRRRKSQWKMEHPTPSKCPQCHEPKRPHRACAACGTYRGREVTVPADN, via the coding sequence GTGGCGGTCCCCAAGAAAAAAATGTCGCGTTCGCGCACTCGCCGACGCAAGTCGCAGTGGAAGATGGAGCATCCGACTCCTTCGAAGTGCCCTCAGTGCCACGAACCCAAGCGTCCGCATCGAGCATGCGCGGCGTGCGGTACCTATCGTGGCCGCGAGGTCACAGTCCCCGCCGACAATTAG
- the rnc gene encoding ribonuclease III, whose protein sequence is MLTELQEELSYTFTNVSLLEHALLHRSFAAEGPVGDDNERLEFLGDAVLQLVVTDHLYTNYPQLREGTMAKVRAACVNRDELANLARSLHIGENLALGRGEEASGGRKKASILADAMEAVIAAVYIDGGIDMARHVVLRLWTPLVAARAVEPGKRDYKTRLQEELASRGLRPRYRVTESGPDHAKTFEAQLEVDGKPAGSGEGKSKKEAEQAAAAEALDTL, encoded by the coding sequence ATGCTGACGGAACTTCAAGAGGAACTCTCTTATACCTTCACCAATGTGTCATTGCTCGAACACGCCTTGCTTCATCGTTCATTCGCGGCTGAGGGTCCGGTCGGGGACGACAACGAACGACTTGAGTTCCTTGGCGATGCCGTCCTTCAGTTGGTGGTAACCGATCACCTGTACACCAACTATCCCCAACTCCGCGAGGGGACGATGGCCAAAGTGCGGGCGGCCTGCGTCAACCGCGATGAACTGGCGAATCTGGCTCGCTCGTTGCATATCGGAGAGAACCTGGCCTTGGGGCGCGGGGAAGAAGCCTCGGGCGGACGAAAGAAGGCGTCCATCCTCGCCGATGCGATGGAGGCGGTCATTGCAGCGGTCTACATCGATGGCGGCATTGACATGGCCCGGCACGTGGTCCTGAGGCTCTGGACCCCGCTGGTGGCTGCCAGGGCTGTCGAGCCCGGCAAGCGCGATTACAAGACTCGTCTCCAAGAAGAACTGGCCTCCCGGGGCCTGCGGCCTCGATACCGGGTCACCGAGTCGGGACCTGATCACGCCAAGACGTTTGAGGCGCAACTTGAGGTGGACGGCAAGCCGGCCGGGTCGGGCGAAGGCAAATCGAAGAAAGAAGCCGAGCAAGCGGCCGCCGCCGAAGCCCTCGACACGTTGTAG
- the plsX gene encoding phosphate acyltransferase PlsX: protein MARVALDAMGGDHAPVETVAGAVLAAERGVDVVLVGDESQLHAQLEVFGADLPIVHASQKIGMADNPVRAIRERPGSSIVRAAQLVRDGEADALVSAGSTGASLAAAAIIIGRLPGVLRPAIATIFPTPYKPTVVLDSGANPDCKPEHLNQFAVMGSQVARVYLGCENPRVGLLTIGEERGKGRDLERAAYDLLEWDPAVNFVGNVEGRDLANDIADVFVTDGFTGNVTLKTAEGMMRITLGMFSDIANSLSEAARSELLPHLKRLAEAMSADHGAHLVGSKGVVVIGHGSATAMGIANALVMAADGARRGLVSEIANQLGSES, encoded by the coding sequence CTGGCCCGTGTAGCGCTTGATGCGATGGGCGGCGACCATGCGCCCGTCGAGACGGTCGCTGGCGCTGTCCTGGCAGCCGAGCGGGGTGTCGACGTGGTCCTGGTCGGTGACGAGTCGCAGCTTCATGCACAGTTGGAAGTGTTCGGTGCCGATCTTCCCATCGTCCATGCCAGCCAGAAGATCGGGATGGCCGATAATCCGGTGCGGGCCATCCGCGAGCGTCCTGGCTCGTCGATCGTCCGTGCTGCTCAACTCGTCCGTGACGGGGAGGCCGACGCATTGGTATCGGCCGGATCAACGGGAGCTTCGCTGGCGGCAGCAGCGATCATCATTGGTCGGTTGCCAGGGGTGCTTCGTCCGGCCATCGCTACTATTTTTCCAACCCCGTACAAGCCGACCGTGGTTCTCGACAGTGGGGCCAACCCGGACTGCAAGCCGGAGCATCTCAACCAGTTCGCCGTCATGGGAAGTCAGGTGGCCAGGGTGTACCTCGGCTGCGAGAACCCGCGAGTTGGATTGCTGACCATCGGTGAGGAGCGGGGCAAAGGGCGCGACCTCGAGCGGGCTGCCTACGACCTTCTGGAATGGGATCCGGCGGTCAACTTCGTCGGCAATGTCGAAGGACGAGATCTCGCGAATGACATTGCCGACGTTTTTGTAACGGATGGCTTCACGGGCAATGTGACCCTGAAGACCGCCGAAGGAATGATGCGAATAACGCTCGGCATGTTTTCTGACATTGCAAACTCTTTATCCGAGGCAGCAAGGTCTGAGCTGCTTCCACACCTGAAACGTCTCGCCGAAGCGATGTCCGCAGACCATGGCGCTCATCTGGTCGGGTCGAAAGGCGTTGTCGTTATCGGGCACGGATCAGCGACGGCGATGGGTATCGCCAACGCTCTGGTGATGGCAGCCGATGGGGCCCGTCGCGGTCTGGTCAGCGAGATCGCCAATCAGCTTGGCTCCGAATCCTGA
- the mutM gene encoding bifunctional DNA-formamidopyrimidine glycosylase/DNA-(apurinic or apyrimidinic site) lyase — protein sequence MPELPEVETTRRTLAPLMEGRQFVKVDIRRPRMTRRNERPEDVVDRLVGRRLNHLGRIGKFMVGEVEGDITLIMHLGMSGKFQIKAVGDPEDKHTNVVFSTDRNEEIRLVDPRTFGFVAAHTPDELDHSSIGDLGPDALDALPGAPVLFDRMAGRKIAVKTLLLDQRFLAGLGNIYADEVLARAKVRGDRLAGGLTFDEVKAIRSSIGPVLKAGLKYGGTSLDDLAYLLPDGRAGEYTRRLQVYGREGDDCRICGTPISRTVLGGRSSFWCPACQT from the coding sequence ATGCCGGAGTTACCTGAAGTCGAAACCACCAGACGAACGTTGGCGCCCCTCATGGAGGGTCGCCAATTCGTCAAGGTTGACATTCGACGCCCGCGCATGACGCGGCGAAACGAGCGGCCAGAAGACGTCGTCGATCGATTGGTCGGAAGACGGCTCAATCACCTGGGGAGAATCGGCAAGTTCATGGTCGGTGAGGTCGAGGGAGACATCACACTCATAATGCACTTGGGAATGTCGGGCAAATTCCAGATCAAGGCGGTCGGCGACCCTGAGGACAAACACACCAACGTCGTGTTCTCCACCGACCGCAACGAGGAAATTCGCCTGGTCGACCCTCGCACGTTTGGGTTTGTCGCCGCCCACACCCCGGATGAACTGGATCACTCCTCGATTGGTGACCTCGGTCCCGATGCCCTCGATGCTCTACCTGGTGCACCCGTCCTGTTCGATCGGATGGCGGGCCGCAAGATAGCTGTCAAAACGCTGCTTCTCGATCAGCGCTTCCTGGCCGGTCTTGGGAATATTTACGCTGACGAGGTGCTGGCAAGAGCCAAGGTCAGAGGCGACCGGTTGGCCGGCGGCCTGACATTTGACGAAGTGAAGGCGATCCGATCCTCGATCGGACCGGTACTCAAAGCCGGACTCAAGTACGGAGGAACCAGCCTTGATGATCTCGCCTATTTGCTTCCGGATGGTCGCGCCGGCGAATACACGAGGCGCCTGCAGGTGTATGGCAGGGAAGGGGACGACTGCCGCATATGCGGAACGCCAATCAGCCGCACCGTACTTGGCGGCCGGTCGAGTTTCTGGTGCCCTGCCTGCCAAACCTGA